The window GAATGGGAATTAAGTAACTTGTCACTACTGTTTTCATGACAGATTATTTCACATCCTCTGATATTGCTCCGTGAAATGTATTGAAACTTACTTATGACAGACCTGTATCTTAATCTTATAGGTTCTTTACCAGAGTTTGAGAGACTTGCTGGAGTATGAAGGAAGTGTGGAAGATGATATGATgataacttttcaaatatctcACACGGATCTCTTTGGCAATCCAATGATGCatgatttaaaggaaaatggtGATAAAATTCCtataacaaatgaaaatagaaaggTATGCTTTGTATTCAAATAACTTCTTAAAAGTAATGAGTAATTTTTGGGTGCTCTGTGCAGAATTAACTGGGGCTCTATAGCAATTTGGTCTCACAACGTAAGTGTTAAAGCATATAGTtacttgtgtttgttttgttaaaggGAACATTGATACGTACATACAGACATAGCTTCTGGGGGTGTTTTGACCTGTTTGAGAAACATTTGAGACTTGCTCCTTACCATTACTGAGTAGAAGCTGAGCTCAGGTTATCTGGGCAGTCATAGAGTTAAATGTATTTTGGAGTCTTACATTAATAGGAGTGTAGTGGAGTGTGTATCAAAGTACTAAGGATTTCTTGGGGGTTGTTTCCTTACAGGAATTTGTCAATCTGTATGCTGACTATATACTCAATAAATCAGTAGAAAAGCAGTTCAAGGCCTTTCGGAGAGGATTCCACATGGTGACCAATGAATctcctttgaaatatttatttagacCAGAGGAAATTGAATTACTTATTTGTGGAAGTAGGGTAAGAGTCCTGAATGTACATCAGAAAAAGTGGAGCTTTTTTGATCCTAATATAATTAGTGGTCGTTCTTAAAAATGTCATCTTCTTACAGAATTTAGATTTTCAAGCACTAGAAGAAACTACAGAATATGATGGTGGCTATACAAGAGACTCTCTTATTATTaggtaatttttttaaatgtctgaaTGATTACAAGcagtttcctttcctgtttctttgtAATGAATTTAATAGTGtaagattttgtatttttgagGTACTGGATTTAAGTCTCATCTGTAGTTCCACTTGACTCAAGTACTGTCATTAGAGTGGATACCATAAACAGTGCTTTAGCTTCCAGTGAACTTCTGTGAATCTTAAAAGTTTGTTTCTTTGGGACTTTGTCTTTCTCTTAGGCATATAGATAGGGCACTTTAAATAAATTAgcattgctttggttttctttgggGGAATGGATTGTTTGAATAGGTACAATGTGTGAacaactttttatttctcttgattAGAAATCAAGCAACATTCTTAAACTCAAGCGCAACATTCTTAAGaggggaaatgtttttagtgtgtttattcctttccttcccctttggCTTGGGAGCTCTGTGAAGACAAGGATCAGAGACATGTCTTTGGTCTTCTGGATTCTACCATAAAGCTGTAATTCACGATCGGGCAGAACTCTTGACAGCAGTTGCATTTGTTTATTGTGGCGTTTAAGAAAGCAGATGGTGCAGTTGAACAGTATAGTGGAACCAGTATTACTCCAGAGGGTGGAAGAATAGTAAGACAAAGAACGCTTGCACGTCGTTTATCAGCAGACTTAATACTTAAAGAATACCTAAACTACAGTATTTTGGTAATGTTTCTAATTTCTACTTGGCTGTCTCAGCGATTGGTTAATATGTTGGTGATGGGTTTTCTTGATTGTAATTGTGAATTGATAAGATTGGTTGGACTTCTAAAGTGTCGAAATTTGATCGCTTTTGAGGGTCTCACACTGAAGATTGATATCaattcacttattttttctcttcctcactAGGGAATTCTGGGAGATAGTCCATTCATTTACGGATGAACAGAAAAGACTGTTCTTGCAGTTTACAACAGGCACAGACAGAGCCCCCGTGGGAGGACTTGGAAAGTTAAAGATGATCATAGCCAAAAATGGCCCAGATACAGAGAGgtaaaattctgtttcatttgcttgtttatAAATGGAAGCATATTCTGTGCTTTCGTTTAATTTATTAACTTAGTTAAATCTGAAAGTTGAGTCTTGAAGCATAGAGGATGCTCTCTGAATTCCTAAATCCATAATAAGGAAATAGCAGTGTATTGTTGCATGTAGTGCACGTGTACATGTTCCTTGATCtcacttattttctgttttccccacAGGTTACCTACATCTCACACATGCTTTAATGTACTTTTGCTTCCGGAGTACTCAAGCAAAGAAAAGCTTAAAGAAAGATTATTGAAGGCCATCACATACGCCAAAGGATTTGGCATGCTGTAATAAATGTAACAAaagggatgaaaaaaaatgatggtgGTGATGTCCCTGTCCAAAAAGGCCATAAGATAGTGAGCTACAGTAGTCACCTGTGTTTGTGCCTCCCTTCTTTACTGGGGACATTGGGCTGGAACAGCAGATTTCAGCTGCTTATATGaacaaaatctttattttttcttttagcgTGAAAGTGTTACATATTCTTTCACTTGTATGTACAGAGAGGTTTtcctgaatatttattttaagggtTAAATCACTTTTGCTTGTGTTTATTACTGCTTGAAGTTGAGCCTTTTTGAGtatttacaagaaaacaaactgtacTCTCCCAAGGAAACTATTGCCATCATTTGTAGACTATGTAACCTTCAAGTATGTGCTATATTTTTGTCCCTGTATCTAATCAAATCAAGAACTGTACTTTTTGAAGAGTTTGCTTTTGAAACTTGAAGTCTTGGAAAACAGTGTGATGCAATTACTGCTGTTCTAGCCCCCAAAGAGTTTCTGTGCAAAACCTTAAGAATCAATAAAGATGGAAGGGAGAACTTGGAATGTTAAATTGCAGCCTTGAAAACTTTACTTTAGTCACAGCACAACGattaaaattcatttcactATATGTTGTCTTCACATGTCTTGTAATAAATTGTGggtttaattagaaaaaaacatttcttagcATATGAAAGGGTAGAGATTTTAGTTACTTTTTCTAAAGAGCAAAAAAGTTTACTGGGGAAAAGTGCATTTTCAACTGAACAGCTTTAGAGTAGGGAGTGATGAagtgtttgggggggggtgggggaagatAGGAAGTTTTTGCTATATTATAAACAAAGCATGTGGAAGTGCacttaaaatgaagttttattctTAATTGCCTATTATGTTGACCTTTTAAATAGACAATCCAAAGTCTTCCCTACGTGTTATGTCATCGCCATTTATTTAATGAATCGTTGTTCCTCCTTATCAAGGCACATGATCAGTGTTGCAACGTAATCTAAAGGGATGGCTGCTGTATTTTGATCTCATCTAACAATAagcaaaattgaaaaaaatattaaacctAAAGGCCTACTTCATGTTGTACACTTCCAACCATTAAATAAACTGTTAGAAAGTAAGTAATGAGGTTATGTTCATCTGctacagaaaatattcagtaGGTTTTTAATTTAACTCAACAAATCATATCGGAAATAAATCCTTTACCTTTTGTAGTCTGTGTTTAATGTTAATTTCTCCTGTTGCAATATATGACAAAGGGATTATGCATTTTTAAGCAAAGACGTAACTGGCATATCTCTTTTATAATACAAGCTACAGCTgatgtgcagagctgagctTGTGCCTTGACAGTTGCTATAACTGACTACTACAGGTCAGAGCAGTGGCTGTGTGGAATTGGCATTAAAAAGGCATAGTTTTGAAATggttggagaaagaaaagatgccTTTTAggattattttaataattacttTCTAGTAATAGAAACAGACAACTGCTATGTAACGATGATGCTGAATAAAACAGTGACCTTTTTTCACCAtgtttcagtgaaaaagaaaacgaTTTCCTTACTTTGATAAACTGGATATTAAATTATTTGTGTAGAAAACATTGTAGTGTAGCATAATTTGAGAGTTAATGATGGGTAAAAACTCTCCAGAAATGAACTTGTAGTGGCATGGGGCCCGGCAGTGTTCTGCTTTTGAGTCCCAGCTGATGCACATCTGCCttgctggggagggagggatgctCTTTGCCTTCTCATCTTTGACCTTCAGGTGGCACTTAAGGAACACCTTCAGCACTTCCATCTCTGAATGTGTCAGATTTAAGAGGAAAATGCAAGATGGTTTGACAGCGCTCATGGATTCATTTGGACATAGGGCATCTTTCACTGTAGGTGGTGAGAACAGTCTGCTGAGCACCGTGAGGTGTTCTGTTGCAGGTCTAATTGACATCAGTAGCCTGATACTGTTCAGAGTGTATCTGTGATATGTTTTATTCTGGTGTAGCTATGGATGGTAAGCTCAAGGTGGTTAAGTTCAAGGAGGAAAGGTTTACactggatgtcagggggaagttcttcacagagtgatgaggtgctggcacaggatgcccagagaggctgtggatgctctgtccctaaagggccaggttggatggggccctgggcagcctggtctagtgtcAGATCAGGACGTTGGTGGCCCTCTCTGTggtaggggggttggagcttcatgatccttgggaTCCCTTCTAACCCATGccatctgtgattctgtgatggtgGTTATGCCCAACTGATGGACATGTAGGAATCTTGGGGCTTCTTACAGTTCTTAGGCATGTCCAAAAGCTGGGCAGGTCGCATAATTGCCTAGAAATACAAAGCTCTCTCTAAGTGCTGTTATTGTAAATATGTTTGTCCTGTTATGCTTTAGCATTAAAATAACGCGTAATTGTGTTAGCCTTTAAAACTGTAGGCTGTTTCTTGAGGAATCATTTTCAGGTAAGCTATGAAGACTTTGCAACTGACAGGTGTTCCACGCAAATATTTGCCCTCTTTCCCAAAATGACCTCTTATCTCCTTAGCAGTGTTACAGACCTGAGCTAATCCTCCAGCTGTTACAGTTCCAGATAAGTAACTGTTGAAGTGGTGCAGACTGCTCTCGTGCTCTACAGGAGTTCCAGGTGGTCTTCTGTTTCTGGAAGGGCTCATCAAGGTACAGAAGGTGCCATTTTGGTTCTCTTTTGCTGGGCTCTGGGAACAACCCTGAATGGTTTTCACAGGCTTTCAGCAAGGTTTAGCAAATTCTGGGTCTCCAGAAGCGTCACAAGTTTAGGTTTACTTAAACTGTCACTTAAATATCTCTCTTGGGTACTTGGAAGAGGGCTGAAGGGATTGTTTTTCTTAAACCTAAAGGTATGTAGTGCTAGAATCTCAAGGCAGCACAGACGTTTTAGGTGAAGGCTTTTGTCGATTGCTAAAAAGATTTGAGGAAAAGCCATCAGTGCGTGAGCAAAGATCACTTAACTAAGGAATAGTGTTTTGTGAATTTCTGACTGGGCTTATCTACCCTTTGACAGGCATTAGCGTGAGCCTGGACCAGGACAGCCGAGGAGACCACCTTCCCTCCCCATGTCTTGAGGAGAGCTGACACTGAAGTGGGCTAGCGTGAGCCGGGGTCTCCGTGAGTCACACTTCACCTAACAGCAGCCTTCACCACTGCAGTAGGAGCTTCAGGCTGCAGTAATCTCCCATCATAGGGGGATTAAAGACTTCTGGTGGCTTTGAGTGCCTCCATCCTGAGGTTTCGGAGTGCTTTGGATTGTGCCTCATTCATCACACTGAACAACTCCagcatttcagaacaaaagatACAAGAGAAGCTTCTTCCAAGTTTAGCTCCACACAATCCTTTTCTGATAAAAGCTGTTTGATATTAGGGTTAGCCTCAAACTCACAAAGCACTGTGCTAATTTACCTGCAGTTCCCATTCTGTGTCTATGACGTACGTATACATGTCTGACGTAGAATCgtcaaggctggaaaagatcaagtccaaccattagcccatccccaccatgcccactaaccatgtccatAAGGTGCCACTTCTACACGTTACTTGGGACACCTCCAGGACTGGTGCCTTCACCACCCGTACCTGTGCACAACTTCAGCGATCATGGATGGGCCTCTCAGTGTTACTGAAGCAACCAAATATGTTGAAGCCTAAGGTCAGTAGCAGGACCCAGGCCATGTGCACAGTGACCTTGCCTGGTTTAGCATTGCAGGGATGTCCCCAAGCCCCTGCTGTATGAGGCTGCATTGTGTGGATCTCAGGAACAATCAGCCCTAAGACTCGCTCTAAATGGCCTAAATCCATACGTAATATGACAATAGTGGGGATCTCTGAAGTTTGTTGGACAACGAATCTGAACTGCAGGGGAACTGACGGTTGGTTCTCCGAAAATGAGTGGATCTTTGCACTACGTTTTGTTCAGTTCATCAGCCCTGGAGGTAAGTGGTGctaaagaaaagatgttttagTGCTTCTCCATCTGTTTGTGTGTAGAGGCCCCTGGTTCTTGCTGAACGGGGCACCTGGATGGGCTGCTCAGGGTGAGTGGCCTTGGTGGGACAGCTTCTCCTgcaagaggaaggggaaaacaaCTGCAGGTGATGGAAACAGTAGACCTGCCAGAGGGCCGCTGGCAGCTGCAAACCTCAGCGTTTGGCTTGTGAGCCCAGTGAGTAAACTTGAGCTGGAAATGGCTGCAAAATCTGAATGTGGGGAACAAAAGGCCAAGCTGGCTGTAGACCTTGAGGGTGTTCCTTGGGATGTGTGTCTCTGTGTGTCCTTCCGCCTCAGGTGGAGGACACTGGGGCTTCCCCAGCCTCCCTGGGGGCTCAGCCTCTCAGCATCCTCCTTTCATCTCTCTGCTGTAAATTTAGGGTGGAAATGGGGATTCCTAGACTGACCACTGACGGCTTCCCTCCACAAAGCTGCCACAGCCCAAAGCCTGGCTTCAGCTGCCTGCGCATTTGCCAGACCCACCTagtaaataattcattttgccATCAGGAACACACAAAGGGTTTTATGAATGCTGAATTATGTAAACACGGGTCTGATTCTTTTTGTCTGTTCCAGGATAGAAACGCTCATAGTGCCAGGGGACTTTGAAGCCAAGCACCAATGCTGCCCTGTTGCCAGTCCATACTTAAAGATGTGGAACAGCTCTCCTGCGGTCAGCActccctcctgctgtgctgctgtgcccagcatgTAAGAGGTTTGGCCAATGAACTTCCTGCTCATCCTGGCCAGCACTATGGGAGCAGATCTAAATCTGCAGTGAATGGAGCAGCTCAGAGACACACTGGTGTGGGAGTGGAAAAAGAGCAGTTTGTTTCTTAATGTAAAGCAGAGCCCTCTGTTTGCTGGTTAATAAATATTAGGCCAGAGCAAAGCTTGTAGAGTTGAAGTCTGAGAGAGTTAAGTGCAGGGGTTGTTCCTCAGCTCTTCCCGAATAAGGTCTGCACTACCAGGCTGACCACAAACACTGGCTGTGTGAGGCTGTGTCTATGCAGGCATGCTGGTTTGCTGTCACCACCCTTTTCTGTTATTGCTCCCTCAGTCTGGCCCTCCTGCACCTGCAGCAGATGTTAAAACCCATGGGTCTCAGCTTTGAGCAACACTACCAGGCATAGTCCCCAGCTCCTCCCCAGGTTCTGTGTGGTGCTAATGTGTGAAGTGAGTACTGGGCCCACTGAACTGCTGCTTGCCGTTTCTGGCTGTGTGTTTATGTGTTCCCTAACAGCTTTCatgttccttgcttttgtgcTCTCAGGTGGGCTCAAGGATCAGCCCAGCTCCTGCCGGGGGGGAGCTCTGGGTAGCAGAAGGTTCTAAGTGTGTATTTCTGCTGGACCCATCCGTGCTGGGTAGAGAAACAGGGTGCTGCCTCAGGTGCCCTGCAGTAAGCACAGAATGTAGCGGTCCCCACTTGGATTTCTGTCACATAAGGGTCTTCTGGACTATGTACTACTGCTACTATTGAAGTCTGTgacaaaacactaaaaaaacaGGGGGTGAGGGATGAGAAAAAACACAGTGCTactcaaaataatttaatgtaCATGCTGTATCCACATTAAGGGGAAACAAACGTCTTACAGAGGTGAGAGATGGCAAAGGATGTGATTTCACAATGCCAAAAGCTACACATTTTAAAGTGACCGAAGCCAATAACATCAGGAGTGCTCCTTTTCTGGCATGTGataagcagagaaaggaaaagcgAACAGCAAACACTTTCCTGATGGCTGAAGCTGTTGGACCCATCTGGTGAACAAGCGTTCTTGTCTTtggtgggggggaggggctTTGGCAGGTGAGTGTTTGGTGTAATATTTGGAATGGTTCTAACTGTGTTagttaatgaaataaagaaaacatagaTCTAACGGCAGGAAAGACTTCGCAACAGAGGTTTTGTTCCCAGCTTGCGGGAACCCTGTGGGGAGGGAAGGTCGGCAGGCAGACAGGGACACCCTGTCCCGCAGCCCTAGCAGCTtacagaatcgtttgagttgaaaggaatccttaaaggccatctagtccaactctcctgcaatgaacagggacacctacagctacatccggttgctcagagcctcatccagcctgaccttaagTGTCTCCAGGTgcagggcatccaccacctctctgggcagcaaaGCTTCCTAGCAGTGTCCCTCCAGCACTGAGCAAACCCTATGTCCAGGAGCTGCAATACACTCTTTGCTCTTCCCAGGTTTTGTAAAGCTTTATCGCTATACAGTATACAGACATCTTTCATCAGTGAGCTTTTCGGGGATTTCCTCTCAAATGAGGGTTGTCATACACAGAGCTATACTGTGTAGGCCAGGTGCCTTCTTAGCCATAGTCCTACAGCTTGTACAGATTGCTTCactgtgaaagaagaaagattcTGAGAAGCCAGGATGTGCTTCCATGCATTTAATAGGCTAGGAAGGCAGAGCATGTAccctataaatatttttaaagcctttttttttttaaataataataaaaaaatcataacaatCCCTCTACTTTAAGTATAATGCCTTCTTAACACAATGTGTGTGTGAATAGAGTGTGTCAAGACCTACACATGCCATACGCGCACTGGATGGTCTGAGCACAACTTAGAAGAAATCCACTCCCAGTACAAAAATGTACCCAAATGATGGACCAAATCTCCCCTACGAAGAAGGTGACGTTATCCTATTTACAAGAAAATTCTGCTTCAGTTAAAAATGCTAAAAACCATTCTCAAGTccatataaaaataatcatgGCTATGTGTGCACACAcgtatttatatacatttatggCTTTCACACATTCCAACCTTCTCCCTTAagtaatgaaatataaatactcTATCAGTCCTTTTTCTGCTCCTCAGGTTTTTCAGGCTCTGGTTCTCCAACGGATAAGGAGCCACTACCGTATTTTTTCACTCTGGTTTCTACTCTGGCAAGTCTCTGCTTAACTTTCTGTTGAGAAGAGCTGTACTCTGCCAGGAGCCTCGCAAACCTCGTCTGCAGCGTATCCAGGGCTGTTTCAAGCCTgtctattttttcttccaagtcttttgggtcagctcctgcttttgctgcttCCTCATCTATTAAATTGTCTTTCATCAGAATTTGTCGGCCCTTCTCTTCCAGAGCCTTTTTGGCTTCTGGGTATTCTGTGAGGGCTTCCATTAAATCATCTTTAGACAAGCAGAACAAATCCGAATAACCGATACTCCTTATGTTGGCTGTCCTCCTGTTGCCAGATTTGCTGCCTTTGATGTTGAGGATGCTGATTTCACCGAAGTAGCTGCCATCACTCAGGACTACAAATTGGGTTATACCATCGTCTGCCACCACTGCCAATTTTCCCTCCTTTATAATGTACATTTCCCTCCCAATATCTCCCTTCTTGCAAATGTAGTCCCCAGGACTGAAGACAGTAGGTTTCAGTTTCAGCACCAGCTCGATGAGCAGCCCAGCTTCGCAATCCTGGAATATACGCACTTTCTTCAGCGTGTCCAAATGGACGTTGATGGCGATTTCAGCCTTCAGCTTGTCGGGCAGATTTTTGAGAACTTCCTTTTCATCCACTGTTTTCTTATTGGTCCAGAGGTAATCAAACCACTTAATAACCCTGGCTTCCAAATCCTTCGTTACCTTTCGGAAATGCATGTACTGTTTAATGGAATCGACTTTGGCCTGGAATTCTGCCCTGGACGCATTCATGTTGGAAATCATGGAGCCCACGTTACCGACAATGGTAGCGAAGATCAACACGCCCACCAGGAAGTCAATGACCACAAATAGATACTCCTCGTCCTTCACAGGCGGAGGAGTTTCCCCAATGGTTGTTAGTGTCAGCGTCGACCAATACAGGCTGTAAATGTACTTTCTCGACAGGCGCCCATACTCTGGGATGGACACGTTGGGGTAGACCCAAGAGTCGGTTCCGAAGCCAATTACCTTTGAAATTGCAAAGTATATACACGCATTCCAGTGGATGATGATAAGAATGTACAAGACAAGATTTCCAATACGAAACATGTTTGGATAATTTGTCCTGGTTTCTGTGCGGTCAAAAAATTCAAACAGGCGAGCGATCCTCAGCAAGCGGTTAAATCGCAGCTCAGGGTAGTTCAGCCCCAGCTTCAGATACGCCAGGTCTGTTGGCAGAAGAGACAGCACGTCCAGCTTGAACTGCACAGTTTGGGTATAATGATCTCGTAACTTCTTTTCGTCCTTTACCAGCAAGCCTTGCTCAAGGAAGCCTTTAAAGAATAGAAATACATGTTCAGAATTACCAGCGACGGTACGGAGTGATTTATGTATCAGACACCTGAGAACATGAAAGCTTGTACTGTTAAGCATACAGACAGGAGAACGCCGTGACATCATGTTTCATTCTACATTTAAATGCTTCAGTTAAGTACATAGCAATGTAGCGtatgggtgtccaaccttctACCTCACCtggccacactgagtgaagaggaattgtcacGGGCCATGTGTGAAATATATAATACAGTTAATGTCTATAAGCAACAAAACCTAGCTTTATTTGTGATTCAAACCAAAAAAAGAGGGCAACAATAGCATAAAACTGCCGGGTTGGGCACATATGAGAGCAATGACTGCATTATCACCATGGCGCTCCCTGCAGTTTTCTGCCCCACTCTGGGACAGCCCTACCTTTGTCTTTTAGGTATCTCTGCAAAAAGAACAGGGAGGTTGGTTGGTCTGCCTCATATTTCATGAATCATTGGCATGACTCAGAACTGAAGTTAAGCATGTGCTAAGCAACTGTGCATAAAATCAAAggggaatatttttaaataaatactaagTAGGTGTAATGGATTGCCAGAGAGTTTTTCAGAAGAGTACAGATGCCCCCAAGACCATGGCAACCATTTCCCCTGGAGccatgccttttctcttgcaccAGTGTAACAGCTGACAGGACTTTCTTTTTCATGGGGtgcttttgctctttcttttgtgCATTCTAGGGAGAGAGCTACCAAGCAGGATGTTACACATTAGTATTTCTCCATTCAAAAGACTCTGGAAAGTATTAGATTCTAAGAGCTATGGGAAGACGTAAACCGCAGTGAGACCTTAAACTACACCTGTGTAAGAGTGTTCACAGGAACACTGCTTGAGCAACGCAGCGGCAGGACTGGATCCGACCTCTGAAAGCTTGCAGCATTAAATACATTGCACAGGGAGCAGCCTATGCACTGCAAACCACATGCATCCAAGTGTCTGCCCACTAgggcaggcaggaggaaaaGTGCACGGAGAGATTTCCTGTTTATCAAAGCATATCACATTTTGCTCCTCTTCTAGCAATCTCGCAGCAGCAACTATCTCAGAGAAGCATCCGCTGAAGGGAACCCAGCTGCACTTCGTTctgccctgtgcagcactgctgtattTCTGGAATGTCTGCATACCTGCACATCTACCTCATGCATGTGTGTATCAGTGTGCAGGTAGTTGTAAACTGATGGTGAGTACAAAAGGAAGCAGTTTTTATGTCATGAATGTGTCACCTCACAGGAAACTGCTGAAAGAGCTGCTCAAATATGTCCTTATTAGCAGTGCTACACACCTAGACAGAAAAGTTGGCCAGGTGACTGGATTTCTGACTCACCATTATTAAAAATAGCTCTGTAAACACATCCTTTTTGAAGGTAGGTAATAGCTTCTCAGCCCTGTTTTGTCCCTTCACATAACTGCATTCTATAGAAAAACCTCCTGAAAGCATCAAACCACGCTATGAACCAGTGATGACCAGTGAGAGATGACGCCTTTCTGCCTCACTGTACGCAGTCATCAAGTAGGAGAAATAaagtgaggctgcagcacacCACAGAGAAGCTGCCATGGATCACGgtagctgtggggctgctcagaTCCCAGTGTGTAGTCAGTTCCTACCCTGAGGCAACAGGGAGTCACACTCTTCCCCAGTGGCTTCCAGCACCTTACAGAGTtagaagagaaggaagcagaCACAGGTGGAGCCACGAGGGGTTGCAAAATGAGCTGTCAAAGATCTCGGCACCGAAAAGAACTGACTCTCCCACGTGAGTGCCTGAAGCTGCAGCATACACTGCACCAAAGCTCTCAGTAGATCTCTGAGGCATTTCTGCAGTCCAACACAGGCCTGCAGAACCAACCTGCTCCAACAGCCATACAGTCGTCACCAGGACAGCCTGTGGAAAGCTTATAGCTTGTACTGCAGTTTCTTCTCAGCTCATTCCCATCACAGTAACAGATGCAACTGCAAAAGAGGAACTTAGAGGGCAGAGTTGGCTTTTTAGCAGAACATAGCCTATACAAACCTGCCCCAAAAATGGCAGTCTTGAGGGTTAGGCTCCAATCTGACAGACTTACTTCTCTGCTGAACAAGGTACCTGCTAGATTTTAGaattctgcttgctgctgtgagTTGTGTGCTTCTCAAACTGACAGCATTTTTAGCCTCTGTCTTGTAATTATGTTTACAAGTTGTCACAAGCCATAACTGGTGTCAAGcagtgtgatttaaaaaaaaagaaaaaggaaagaaaatgtaaaattcaAAGATTTAAAAGAACTCTCATTTTTATAATGATCAGTGCACTTTTGAACCTTTTCAAGGAACGCTTTGGGCTGTAGATGTACCAGTAAACAGAGCAAGCCAGGAAACATTTTCTGGCCTGGAGACAGCTACAGTGACAGCTTCTATTCATGCTCACAAATTCTCCCAGCCCCCT of the Gallus gallus isolate bGalGal1 chromosome 1, bGalGal1.mat.broiler.GRCg7b, whole genome shotgun sequence genome contains:
- the CNGA3 gene encoding cyclic nucleotide-gated channel cone photoreceptor subunit alpha isoform 1 (isoform 1 is encoded by transcript variant 1), whose amino-acid sequence is MAKINTQHSYPGMHGLSVRTTDEDIERIENGFIRTHSLCEDTSSELQRVISMEGRHLSGSQTSPFTGRGAMARLSRFVVSLRSWATRHLHHEDQRPDSFLERIRGPELVEVSSRQSNIRSFLGIREQPGGVNGPWPLARFNVNFSNNTNEDKKEEKKEVKEEKKEEKKEEKKEEKKDDKKDDKKDDKKKEEQKKEVFVIDPSSNMYYNWLTIIAAPVFYNWCMLICRACFDELQIDHIKLWLFLDYCSDIIYVFDMFVRFRTGFLEQGLLVKDEKKLRDHYTQTVQFKLDVLSLLPTDLAYLKLGLNYPELRFNRLLRIARLFEFFDRTETRTNYPNMFRIGNLVLYILIIIHWNACIYFAISKVIGFGTDSWVYPNVSIPEYGRLSRKYIYSLYWSTLTLTTIGETPPPVKDEEYLFVVIDFLVGVLIFATIVGNVGSMISNMNASRAEFQAKVDSIKQYMHFRKVTKDLEARVIKWFDYLWTNKKTVDEKEVLKNLPDKLKAEIAINVHLDTLKKVRIFQDCEAGLLIELVLKLKPTVFSPGDYICKKGDIGREMYIIKEGKLAVVADDGITQFVVLSDGSYFGEISILNIKGSKSGNRRTANIRSIGYSDLFCLSKDDLMEALTEYPEAKKALEEKGRQILMKDNLIDEEAAKAGADPKDLEEKIDRLETALDTLQTRFARLLAEYSSSQQKVKQRLARVETRVKKYGSGSLSVGEPEPEKPEEQKKD
- the CNGA3 gene encoding cyclic nucleotide-gated channel cone photoreceptor subunit alpha isoform 2 (isoform 2 is encoded by transcript variant 2) — encoded protein: MAKINTQHSYPGMHGLSVRTTDEDIERIENGFIRTHSLCEDTSSELQRVISMEGRHLSGSQTSPFTGRGAMARLSRFVVSLRSWATRHLHHEDQRPDSFLERIRGPELVEVSSRQSNIRSFLGIREQPGGVNGQKKEVFVIDPSSNMYYNWLTIIAAPVFYNWCMLICRACFDELQIDHIKLWLFLDYCSDIIYVFDMFVRFRTGFLEQGLLVKDEKKLRDHYTQTVQFKLDVLSLLPTDLAYLKLGLNYPELRFNRLLRIARLFEFFDRTETRTNYPNMFRIGNLVLYILIIIHWNACIYFAISKVIGFGTDSWVYPNVSIPEYGRLSRKYIYSLYWSTLTLTTIGETPPPVKDEEYLFVVIDFLVGVLIFATIVGNVGSMISNMNASRAEFQAKVDSIKQYMHFRKVTKDLEARVIKWFDYLWTNKKTVDEKEVLKNLPDKLKAEIAINVHLDTLKKVRIFQDCEAGLLIELVLKLKPTVFSPGDYICKKGDIGREMYIIKEGKLAVVADDGITQFVVLSDGSYFGEISILNIKGSKSGNRRTANIRSIGYSDLFCLSKDDLMEALTEYPEAKKALEEKGRQILMKDNLIDEEAAKAGADPKDLEEKIDRLETALDTLQTRFARLLAEYSSSQQKVKQRLARVETRVKKYGSGSLSVGEPEPEKPEEQKKD